A window from Candidatus Methylomirabilota bacterium encodes these proteins:
- a CDS encoding branched-chain amino acid ABC transporter permease, whose translation MDAFLLSQYVLSGVVIGVIYGLMALGITFIYSIMKMINWSMGEFYMIGSYVQYALIVSLLGPRRWWLALPLAMGAVFCLGLVVQRLLLRPMFVGGIERRDEYATIVTIALMVFFRNLAIVLGGPNQYAPPDYARPTTLGTLPISGNRFVALIATLVLLALFYLVIRKTWIGRALRGAAQNRVGIQTAGIDVLRLDMLAFGVGVALAAAAGALLAPDFLVYPENGAISTFKGFEIIVIGGLGSILGSVVGGVLLGVIEALGSVFVSAAYKDLYGFLLLIALLVFRPTGLFGERERTV comes from the coding sequence TTGGACGCGTTCCTGCTCTCGCAGTACGTCCTCTCGGGCGTGGTCATCGGCGTCATCTACGGCCTGATGGCCCTCGGGATCACCTTCATCTACAGCATCATGAAGATGATCAACTGGTCGATGGGCGAGTTCTACATGATCGGCAGCTACGTGCAGTACGCGCTCATCGTCTCCCTCCTCGGCCCGCGCCGTTGGTGGCTCGCCCTGCCCCTGGCGATGGGCGCGGTCTTCTGCCTCGGCCTCGTCGTCCAGCGGCTCCTCCTCCGGCCGATGTTCGTCGGCGGGATCGAGCGGCGCGACGAGTACGCGACCATCGTCACCATCGCGCTGATGGTGTTCTTCCGGAACCTCGCCATCGTCCTCGGCGGGCCGAACCAGTACGCGCCCCCGGACTACGCCCGGCCCACGACACTCGGGACGCTCCCCATCTCGGGTAACCGCTTCGTGGCGCTCATCGCCACGCTCGTCCTCCTCGCGCTCTTCTACCTGGTGATCAGGAAGACGTGGATCGGGCGCGCGCTGCGCGGCGCCGCCCAGAACCGGGTGGGCATCCAGACCGCGGGCATCGACGTCCTGCGGCTCGACATGCTCGCCTTCGGCGTGGGCGTGGCACTCGCGGCCGCCGCCGGCGCCCTCCTCGCGCCCGACTTCCTCGTCTATCCGGAGAACGGGGCCATCTCGACGTTCAAGGGCTTCGAGATCATCGTCATCGGCGGCCTCGGCTCCATCCTCGGCAGCGTCGTGGGCGGAGTCCTGCTCGGGGTGATCGAGGCGCTGGGCTCGGTCTTCGTCTCGGCGGCCTACAAGGACCTCTACGGCTTCCTGCTCCTGATCGCCCTCCTGGTCTTCCGGCCCACCGGGCTCTTCGGCGAGCGCGAGCGCACCGTGTAG